A window from Thiosulfatimonas sediminis encodes these proteins:
- a CDS encoding helix-turn-helix domain-containing protein — protein MTEPYAKVPQRILEARELSLEARLVLAWLIGRPPGWKLCVAHLCTILGITEKKWRKIRLELQKNGYFRQKKKQMPDGRFKWIHTWSTIPQNTTDGLTMNGQTTRRSATPAQPADIEKTLKNKDKGGITAQNQSMVQKGKSTSDFSSASAGIQAFLANRKGG, from the coding sequence ATGACTGAGCCCTATGCAAAAGTGCCCCAGCGTATCTTAGAAGCGCGCGAGCTATCGCTTGAAGCAAGACTGGTGCTGGCTTGGCTAATCGGTCGCCCACCGGGTTGGAAGCTTTGTGTCGCCCACCTCTGCACGATACTCGGTATCACTGAGAAAAAATGGCGAAAAATTCGTCTGGAACTGCAAAAAAACGGATATTTTCGACAAAAAAAGAAGCAGATGCCCGACGGTCGCTTTAAGTGGATTCACACTTGGTCAACCATCCCTCAGAATACCACCGATGGTCTCACCATGAATGGTCAAACCACGCGACGGTCAGCCACTCCTGCTCAGCCGGCTGATATAGAAAAAACATTGAAAAATAAAGATAAAGGAGGAATAACCGCCCAAAATCAATCAATGGTTCAAAAGGGCAAAAGCACCAGCGATTTCTCATCAGCGAGTGCTGGAATACAGGCTTTTCTGGCAAATCGTAAAGGAGGTTAA
- a CDS encoding Abi family protein — MQKAGFLYLKFTIDFIHHMKKPYDKEPLTPKALLDKYIRNGLIVADRQYDVALAYFHFVGAYRLKGYLHHYIHPESKSFPESFDFEYLRQQYEFDRELRGLIINAIDRIEVAIRTVMSNSLSLRYGAHWFLNDSIFNNTREWNHEKLTYKIREDLKNAQKRTFVQHYYKHYDQPELPPSWAVSEIVSFGFWSKTYSILKDPTVKKAISMKFDIDQPEVFRSWIHSLTVLRNHAAHHAQILRSPIRVKPSNYKRKKIHFQNPESFATMKLIVEYYLDHIPLPNNWSSDIDCLFTKYNLVHRNELNRY, encoded by the coding sequence AAAGAGCCACTGACGCCAAAAGCATTGCTCGATAAATATATCCGCAATGGGTTGATTGTCGCGGATCGCCAATACGACGTCGCTTTAGCTTATTTTCATTTTGTCGGCGCCTATCGATTAAAGGGCTATCTTCACCACTATATTCATCCAGAAAGTAAATCTTTTCCGGAATCTTTTGATTTTGAGTATTTACGTCAACAATATGAGTTTGATAGGGAATTAAGAGGCCTAATCATCAATGCTATTGATCGAATCGAAGTAGCCATCAGAACTGTCATGTCAAACTCTCTGAGTCTTCGCTATGGTGCGCACTGGTTCTTAAATGACAGCATTTTTAACAATACACGTGAATGGAATCATGAAAAGCTCACTTATAAGATCCGTGAAGATCTAAAAAATGCACAAAAGCGAACATTCGTTCAGCACTATTACAAGCATTACGATCAGCCTGAGTTACCGCCCAGTTGGGCGGTTTCAGAAATCGTGTCTTTTGGGTTCTGGTCAAAAACTTATTCGATCCTAAAAGACCCGACCGTCAAAAAAGCCATCAGTATGAAATTTGACATTGACCAGCCTGAGGTATTTCGCTCTTGGATTCATTCATTAACCGTATTGAGAAACCATGCCGCACACCATGCGCAAATACTGCGCTCGCCTATCCGAGTTAAACCCAGTAACTATAAACGCAAAAAAATCCATTTTCAAAACCCGGAAAGCTTTGCCACTATGAAACTCATTGTTGAATATTATCTAGATCATATTCCACTTCCCAATAATTGGTCTTCAGACATAGATTGTTTATTTACAAAGTACAATCTAGTCCACCGAAATGAGCTGAATCGATACTAA